DNA sequence from the Coffea eugenioides isolate CCC68of chromosome 9, Ceug_1.0, whole genome shotgun sequence genome:
TTTTCGTTAATTTCCTGGGGTCTGACATaacaaattggtatcagagtttttTCGGAGGTTTCGAATTTTGTGACAACAATGACGATACCAAAAACTGTTATCGAGAAATTcgacaggaatgtcaacttcgggatgtggcagctcaagatggaggccattTTGGTTCAAGACGGAGTTAATCTAACAATACAAGAAATTGAGAAAAAGCCAAAACGTGTGATAGATGCAAATTTTGCTGAGATGGATAAGAAGGCAAAATCCAGTATTATCTTAAATCTCTCTGATGAGGTTTTGCGGGAGGTAGCCACTGAGATTTCGGCAAAGGCCATGTGGGACAAGTTTAAGGTCTTGTGTATGAAGAAGACAGTTGAGAATCGGCTTTATTTAAAGCAAAGTCTATATATGCTTCGCATGACTGAAGATACATCTATACTCTcacatcttgataaatttgattccattattataaatttgaagaatatagattcgaaaattgatgatgagGATTAGGCCTTGTTAGTTCTGTATTCCTTTcaccaattttttttaactattttcgcgatactatgatttatggaaaagaaacaatttcgtatcgagaaattaaatctgcattaaaatttaaggagcagatagACACAGATATTACTGAAAATTTATGGAAGTCAGGCGAAAGGTCTGGTTGTTATGGGTAGAATTAAGAAAAGAGAATTTGACAGTAGTAGATCTAAATTTAAATCCAGACATAGAAATTGGGAGTGTAATTATTGTCAGAAATTGGGGCACATTAAGGCaaattgttttaaattgaaaaatagattgaaataaaagggaaaatctgGTAAGAAAAATATTGAGACTACCGAATCTGGTGTTGCAGCTGATGAGAATGAAGGAAATATTTTCTTTGCGACTGATGACAGAACAAGGTCTAAAATGAATGGATTTTAGATTCAAGGTGCTCTTATCACATGTGTCCCAATAGGGATTTATTTTTCACTTATGAATCTTGTAATAGTGGAATTATTTTGATGAGCAATAATGTCATTTGTGATGTTGTTGATAAGGGTACAATCTGAATTAAAATGCATGATGGTATTGTGAAGACACTCACTAATATTGGACATGTtcttaatttgaaaaaaaaaaaaactcatttcttGGGCATCCTAGAGACTCTTAGGTGCAAATACATAACTGAAAATGAAGTTACGAAGGTTTCTAAAGATACTCTCGTTGTAATCAAAGCTTGCAGGGTTGGTAGTTTatatattttgcagggatctactGTCACAGGTTCAACTATACAGTTTCGTCATCACCATCTATatctaaaaaaattaataaatatatatctATATTTAATATTCAacttaattagttacaaacttataacaatgatattattagttatatgtattatatattgtatattagtatatataatataattgatattatcaattatactaataattatatatgtttatgctaatagaaattattaattagttaaaataaatttactaatacatttatactgaATTCCTAATTACACTTGACAAAATAAcacattttttctcaaaaaaaagcaaTAATGATTTAGTGATTGTAATTGTATTAAAAGTAAAAACTtaactattttagttatatttgtttcatcatgttagattgtattcaaataactttttttaattatttttatgagtttcaattgtgaaattacaatagataataatttggtgatgtttTGATaatttagtacttgattatttgttaaaatttgacTATAATAcaattatataataaatttttattagccCCGTGGATGCTCTTACGGGAGAAACGGGATGGGGCGGGAGGAGCGGGGGACCGGGGGAAATTAAGGGGCTTCCCCATCCCTCACCCCAATTCCACCCTGTTGCCATCCCTACTCACTACCAACAATCTCTACCACTTACCACTactatatataatatatatatatatatatatctatatatcaaagggataatttcagtaACCTCTCTCACAGCTTCTAGTAATTACACTTAAATATCCTCTAATATTGAAAATTACACTGCTTGTTTTTAATGGTCAAAAGTTGACTTTTATATATGTATTTTTTGCTGTCCAAAGAGGATCATTGAAAGGccaatatttttccttttttttttttgttaatttcataAAAAAGTGGTACATGTTTTCTCCTATATACAGGAGGGCAAATTTGGTAGAAAATTATGTGTCAAtactttttctcaatttttaagGAAGGTTTTCTTGACAAGGGCTAAAATAGTTATAAAAAATGTCATTCAAGGAGAGGGCAGTATAATTTCTAATATTAGGGAGTATTTAAGTGCAATTGTTAAAAATTTCAAgggagatttttgaaattatccctattttaAAACTTGTGAGTGTTTTAAAGTGTCACCTTAAATAAacattttaatagtaaaattttgtttttctaaaaCACTCCTAAAACAGGCGTGCCAAGGTACTTAAATGCAATAGGACACAATCGATGTGTGTGcatttgtttgatttatgtTAGGTGAATTCAATGTTCAAaaccctttctttctttctttctttctttttttttttgtggaaaaaGTCAAATCCTGTAAGCACGACATAGACAATCCGTGCAAACTATAGCTGTCGACTCGGATAAGAACGAGAATCTTTGATTTTTCAGTTTGTCGAACTGCAAAgcatacttttctttctttattgttATTATCATTAGTTTTTTTCTTGACAACCATACTTTGAAAAGGTACAAGCTGTTTGTTCTACTGCTAATGCTTCTACTAGCAAATAAAATTCCCACTTGCAGCTCAGAGCCAGCCTGCATCACCCACTTGAAAAGAATAGAAAATCCAAGGGAACTTTCAACGTAGTTGGGATGCTTAATTGCAAATGTATTTGTCAAGTAGTTGGGACCAAACAACTTTGCTACTAATAAACGAAAGCCCGACTTGCAACTTGccagcaagaaaaaaaaaagaaagaggaaagtCTCCATCAAAAGATGTAGACAGTAGTatattcaccaaaaaaaaaaaaaaaaattgtagacAGCGCTATTGAAGAAGAAAACGATGTAAAACTCTGCCaaactcattttctttttctttttttttttaaatgactcatgtgatgttatttagtcCTTAGGTTTTTTTAATTACAttattagtccttaaatttaatacttagtaTTAGAATGacatttgacatttttttggcatttttttatACAATAGTGGCCGGACATATGACTGCCACATGACTTTTTCCGGTagcaatttgggaaaaaatcgtCAAGGATACTAAATGTgctcgaaatttgaaaatttggataTCAAATTTGTTGTTGcccaaaatttggggactaaaaccgTTCATGTGTCAAAGTTTAGGTatcaaaactgcatttttctctctttttaatTGACATATGATAACTGGGGTGTTGAATCCGACAAACTTTATTATGGTCATTGAGCAATTTACAGACAATCCATAGGGTTGCTCAATAgttaattaaaaatattttttttaaggatAGTCAATTGAAACTTATTAAGTGGATGACCAATGAGTCTAGTTGGCAAAAGAATATGCCAAGTCATTATTTGcaattttttattacttttgtgGCTTTGTatatgtgtttggattgtaaatttatctcaaataaaatatttcttttgcatcaaaaacacatttttcaattcattcttttatattttcaattactttttaactcacatacattacatcacaaaaagtgctatagtaattatttcaaataatattttaaataatacctATTCAAACacatattattttatttctcttctTTTATGCCTTCTTCCTCCCTCACTCAACTCTCTGCAGCCCTTCGGGCAAATGCGAATGGAGAAGATTGTGGAGTACTGCAGAACCGCGGTGGAGGGGACAAGGACATAGAATAGAAGTGGGCTACAGCCAGTCAAATTTGACTTGGCATTCCTTGCCAAATGTACTTATTACATATTACACCCTTAAGTTCTAAAATATTTGTCATCTATTTCACTCTAAAATGTTCCAATATATTTGTTATGCCATACAAgttaaagtcatttttaatttctatttcCAATGTTGTCCATTTCTCTATTTATgcacattttatgttaaaattcaaaatttggagaatcaaattaaaaagaaaaatataaatatcaTAATTAAAGTATTATTATTAAAAAGTTGGATTCTCGGAGAACGATGAACATATTGGGACGACGGAAAGAGTAATTATGCACTTCTAGCTATTGAGTAACTAATGAATTGTTCATAAATTGTTCAATAACTAGAATAGATCTTGCGGTTAAAATTCACCTACGCAGCTTTTTGGTGAAGGGGGAAGGGGACAGGATGGAGAATCTCTACCTTGGAACTCACTGTTGAAGTACTTCTCTGCGATTTCACCTGCATATGGGTTGTGCTGAACTTGTTAATTTCTATTTGAAAAAAGATGGAAGAAGCTAAAGATCTTAAAAATTTGAATAGTGTAGACAATTTTCCACTATGAATTCTCCAAAAGTGTTTATTTTccatatttttataaattttacgCATATGTATATCCTTTCATTGTCACATTATGACCTTGAAGTACTTCATGTAGCCAGAACGAATTGCAATTCACTTCTATACAAATCCAAAATGGATCGATGAACCACATCGAAATGGAGGATGCCCATCATAATTAAACTAATTATGGACGCTAAATAAAATATCCAAGTGATGTAAATCTAATAGATAAAAGGgtcaattattattattattatttaaccCTTCTATGATTTTGTATTCTACCACGCATTTGTTTAACTATTTTTTCTGGCCTCAATCGTTTTACTTAACTATATTCACCTAACACCATCTATATTTTTATGgtataatttcataaaccccCTTTGAGGTAAACCTCATTTGAGGTTTATGATAATTACACTCAACTCCCTCTTTGTTTCAATaatattacacttacctcctTTGACATAAAATGAAATCACTACTGTTCATGCAAgaatccaacccaaaaaaaaaaaaaaaaagagtacatTCATCATCGTTACCAACTCCTTCTTCCCCCAACTATCATACCCATTCCTCAAGCGAAACTCTTTTTCTCGAATATACTTACACACCCGCTACCTTCCCTACCTATTTTAGCTCATTTTCAGTGGattctttctttatttcttgcAGTGTACATATGCATATAGGACAcatattttcatttattaacaagggttaaaattaattaaatttaaaatgatCATGTCTCTTCATAGTACATGAAGACAAACGAGTGTAATATGCATCCAAATGTGTATTGTGAAAAATGAGGGGAGAATTCATTGAAGAGAAGTCAATCCCTCTTCAAATCCCAAGTTGACACCTTCTTGTCCCATCACCTAACCGTTTCTCCAAGCGCAACCCGGCTCTTTCCAATACCCATCACACTCCAAAAACCCACCTTTCTCTAAAATGTAGACGAGCACAACCCCATTTTCTTCTCGCATCAGCCCTCTCCTTTACGAGCTGCCTTCCATTCAATGGAAATAAAAGCCTACACACATCGATTAATGCATCCAAAAAGAGTCAACAATGCTAAACCTTAGTTAACTAATCTCTACctaattttccaattttatccaagaaaaataataagttaTAATAGTGATACATGTTTGAATTACAATTACGAGATATCACCCATCCTACGAGAAGTCAAATTTAATACATGCTGATAAACAAAATAATCATCTCATTAAGATACTAATATATTGAAAAAATAGCATTAAGATGGTAGTTTTGTTTCACTATAACAATAACAAATTTGTTCTCTCAATCAAGTGATGTTGGTCTAAATGTTCGGACTTGAAAATGAATCAACTCAACTGATGATTCCTTCTGCTTAGCTAAAACATAATTTAGAACAGCCTAAATCATTAaaactcttttcctttttattagTCTTGAGATGATTTTCGTTTCAGTAACTACAATGAGATTAACGAGCTAATGTGCAATACACTGCTACTATTGCAACTAGTAGTATACATATCAAGAGTAAGATTTATAGGGAAGTGAGGCTACAAACCTGGTAGTAGGTATAGCTGGAGGCATAGCCTctatcaagttttcactttttctcttCAGAATTTAAGAATAGCTATCCTGATAACTGTCCTTTACATCCCTCAAGTCCAAACATCTGCATATATATAAGCTTCTCTTCTTAAACAAAAGTGAGCTTAACTAAAATCCCACTACTAAAATCCCAACTTTACTACTGATGTTGGAGCAAATTTTGTTGCTGGCCCCCTTTTTCTgcttacaaattttttttttggggcatgcaaaattttgccttttttttgtttaaggTGATGTATTTGGCTTTCGAATTGTATAgggttttaaaattttaatgatGGCTTGTTAAGGGAGGAGTAAATATGATTGTACACTAATCCGTATAGCAAATACAACAAAAATATACCACTATAATGTGAACGACTGTACTTGTCCAAGTCCCCATTTTTCCCTGTGAAAGCAAACTCTTGGCCACTACTTTTCTCACGCATATCTTTATTTTATCCCTTTATGTTAGGTATTTCCATCCCTGATTTGTAGATATTTTCGCCTATGTCTTACATGAAGTGATAAATAATTAAGGATAGAGAGAGCTGTAGTATGTGTGAAACTTCCAAAATGACAGACTTGTCATATATGCTactaaaattcaaaagaaaatagaCCCAATAGctatgaagtttacaaaagtgGATACCTATTATCAAACCAATCATTCTCGTATTTCCTGGATGAAGTGGTCATAATTTCTAACCTAGCAAAAATACGAAAGAAACTTGAAAGGGTAAATAGGTGTAAGACTTCAAAGGATAGCTACCTTGATAACCATCATCTACATTCCCCAGGGCCAAAATTCTATTATATAAGCTTGTCTTCTCCCAAGCATTCCCAGCAAAAGCCGCATACTTGATATCTGCAGTCATGGCTTCTCATCAGCACATAATGATTTGTTTCTTGGCCTTGCTCTCCTCATTGTTTTCACGACTGCTATTACCCCGTCCACCGTCGCACTTGACAAGATTGCATTACCTGTAGCTTCAGCTACCATTTTTGGTCGCTTGTTTTGCACTAATACGGGGAATCTTTTACCTATTGGCATTACTCCTCCTCTATCTGGAGCCAATGTCTCGATCACTCGCAATCTTGCTGGTACCAGTACCACTACCATTGCCAGCACTGTGGCAACTACAGCCACAAATGCCAATGGGTTCTTCAAACTCACCCTATAAGGAGCTCAACCGACAACGGCTCTGGTGTCACGGCCGCGACCACATTTCTTTCCACTTGCTCAGTCGCTGTCCGGCTTCCAATCGGACAATGCTCAGCTCTGCCACGGGGTGGGCTCCTCAGAGCACCCGTTGCTATCCCCCCTTCAGCAGGTGCCATTGCTTAACACTAATGTAATTTGTTACAAAGCTTACAGACAAGGAAATCGAATTAACCAAGGGGAATGTAAGTAGGTTATTGTTGCACTAATAATATATTGTACTAAAATTATATTTCAGAGTAGGTATTTTTTACCACATAAATATATGTGGGAAGAGAGAATATAATCATATATACAGACAAATATTTAaccaaattttatttatttataactCCACAAAAAATAATGAACAATTCGTAGGCTTTCTTTTTTAGCTCACGGAGTTTCACTGtttcctccaaaaaaaaaaaaactattcagCTTTTAACTTTCAAGAAACATAGCTCCACACGCCAAATTATATCAACCAGTGGATATACTAGAACTTCCTGGTTTGAATTAATTAAAAGGCAACTACCAAAATAAACAGGAACATGGGCTATGATCCCATGTACTCAGCAAAATAAACCCAATCACGCAACCACTAACAATAAATATGTAACTTAATTTGATAAATTAATTTAGATTGGTTTAAATATGTAATTTCATAATGTCTTACTTTAGATTAATCTTTTCATTCCATCGAAAATTCTCTTCTAGATGATATGCGATTGCATCTTAGTTAGAAAAACGATCGAGTTGAAACTAAGACTAAGAAAATAGTTAGAAAATATGAGCTTAGACtttcttccccccccccccccctccccgcCCCTAATACATTAATAACTGATCTTATCTGAAGTTCCATGAAGTAAAGCTAACTGAAATTTACACACGAACTTCTTTGAATGTCTATGTGAACTAACTGCGATCAAAAGCTAATTGGCTTTAGTTGCATTCTTCGTTCTTCACTTTCACTAAACCCTTTGAGAATGATATAATGGAGAAGGCTCGCATGACATGGTGTAAAATAGAGCAAATTGTTGTAGGGAAGTGAAGGCTACAACTTGTATAGTAGTACTAAAATTATTTCACAAAAGAAAATTCTGATCTTGTGACTGTAGGAATTACATATAATTCATAAATTTACACAACCGAAATTTTTGCCTTACCAAAAAGGGGGAATGAATCTCTcattttgatctttttttttaatcaatcaGAAAGATCTTTCACATTCCACCGTCCACCATTCTGAGCATCATAAGAACGTATTAATGGCACATGTTGTACAAGATGATAAAGACTGCCACCATTTTTCTCGAGCATGGAGACAAAATTTTTCGGCATATCATACAAATGAATCTCCTTGAGTTGGCTGAGGTCATCTATACCAACTGGAATATGCCTTAACTGACCGCATCGCCTTATGATCAGCTTTTGTAGACAAGGCAATGAATTGCGTTCCATTATGACCATTTTCAGCTGTGGAAGGAGCTCCAACTCCAGTATCTTGAGCTTCTGAAATTTGCCAGCATTGAAATCCAGTTGCTCCCCATTATAGGCGTCAAGCAGCTGGAGTTCTAGTAAATTAGGAAGATCTTGAAGGCTATTAATGGGATTGTTGGACTGTTGATCCAGCCGAGACCACTTCAAACGAAGCCTTACCAGATCGTGAAGTTTGGAAATCCAGCTAGGCATCCTCTCCAGTCTTCCATTCAAATACAAACGCTGGAGTCGAGGAGGAtgtgaaatttcttgcatgtctAAAACTTCAGCCTCATTTTCTGCTGCCACATTCAAAGAATGCAAATTTCGCAGCTTTTGAATAGTCTCAGACAAGATCCTTCCATCTTCTTTGCGCAAACCCATGATTCCCAGCCTTCTCAGTTCTCTGAGGCCTCGCATTGCAACAATGATATTCTGATTTTTATTGACTTGCACAAACAGTAGCTTGCGAAGATGAGCTGACCATGTGATCTCTCCTGTGACCTCAAATCCTTTAACAGTGTTAATTGCCACATAATCTTCAATGTCATATCTGTAAACAAGTAAGTAACGAAGCTTAGAGAGATGACATATTTCTTTTGGCAGCGTTCTGACTAATGTTTGTTTGAGGTCCAAGGTTTCAAGGTGGCTAAGCTTTCCTATTGATTTCGGAATGCTATTGACTCCCGTATTCCTTAAACTCAAGTACCTCAACAACAATAGTTCTTCAATTTCTGGGGGAAACAAGTGCAGCTTTGCACCTTCCAGATGCAATATCCTCAGCTTCTTTATGATTGAAAAGCTAATTGAAATGGAGTGCCGGTATGGATCGAATGAGTCAAATATTAGCAAAGCGCGAGCACGAAGTTCTGAGCATGACAAGACTAGATCACCTTTATGGATCGATATTCGCCTGATCCTTTCGTTACTGACGGCAAATAGACCTTGTTCTGGATAAACTTCACAAAAGTTTTCATCATGTAACTTCGAGAGAACAATCTCATGCATGATATTATGAACCCGGTGAGACTTTGGCCTCCCATCAAAATCCACTGCACATACCTGAATCAAGTTTCTTGCAATCAATTCGTTCAGGTATTCTTCCCCCAAATCTTCGAGTTCTTTTCCATTGTACACTTCTGTAATGAACCCTTCTGCCATCCATAACCGTATTAGCTCTGCACGCTGGACGGGGTGATTAGGGGGAAAAGTATTCATCAACAGAAAACAGTTTTTAAGATGGTAAGGTAAGTCATCATAACTAGGAATCAACACTTTTGTAATATTCACAAGATGGCCATTGCTTCGTAGCTCTGATGCAAGACCATCACGCAACTTTTTCCATTCAGATGCACTTTCCCCCTGAGTTGACAAAAGGTGCCCAATTTCAGTGATTGCTAATGGTAGCCCTTCACATTTTCCTAGTATTTCATTGGACAGTGTAGCTAAAGCTGGAGGGCATACACGAGATCCTGGAAAGGCGATTCTGTGAAAGAGTTCCTTAGCCTTTTCTAGAGATAGATGCTGAATGGGATGGACAGCAACGGATCTATCTTTCAGTGAATAGGCTATATCCCCTCTTCGCGTAGTGATGACTATTCTACTCCTATTCCTTCTTGGCAATGCTAACATAATAGATCTCCAAACATCATCAGCCCACAGATCATCGAGGACGATTACATACCTCTTATCCAGCAAATACTCCCTAATGAGGTTGATGTAGTGTTCCGAGCTTTGCTGCTGGGGAGTTGGGGCTGTTTCCGCCCTGGAGCTGCATCTGCATAGTTCATCTAACATGTTCTGCAAGATCTCCAATTTCTTCTTGGACTTTGAAACACTGATCCATGCAGAGCAACCGAAGTCTTGTTTAACTGCCTCGAATACTTGCTTGGCAAGAGTTGTCTTGCCAGATCCACCCATGCCCACAACAAACATGACCTTATTATGCTCATCCACCATATCCAGTGCCCACGCCATCAGCATGTCCTTATCTTCCTCAAAGCCCACGACATCAGCATCTGCAAGGTACAAAGGAGCAATCCTTGGATGAAGATCTGAGTAATCACGGTTTGTAGTTGGACTTGGTGTTAAGGCAGCATGGGACGAATTTGCTGGTAGGTATCTTCCTCTTTCCTTGTTGATATTCTCGAGAATTAATTTGACGTCATTTATCTGATCGGCAATTGAATGGTTTCCCCACCATCTGGCTAATTTTCCTTCTGTCTGGTAATGGTCAAAAAGGTCAAGAATGTCGATGATGTCATCAGCTGCATCTTGAACCTTTCGAACCCAATCCCGAATTTGTTGATCTTGGACTACTCTTTGATGAGCTTCACTCAGAAATGCTGTTATAGTACCCAGTTCACTTCTCAAAGTCCTGATCCCAGTATCAACTTTCTTTGGCAACAGCAATTCTCCCGTTAGAAAAGCATCAAGCTTTGCGAGAGCAAATTGCACACAAGGGTCCGTCATGATTTTCTTTTGCTAGATGGTGTATAGTTTGTGTTGGACTATATTATGATGAATATGAGTTTATATAGAATTGTCAACGGAAGCCAGTGCCAGTGCGGTCCTTGTCCATGATCTAAAAATTGCGAAGAAACTTTACTTGATTTACAGGTTTTTCAGCCGCGGCCGGCAACTGTAGCGTGTTACACTGTAGTTGTCCTTGACTTTAAagtcaatttatttatttatttacttgtgAAGTTGCTTTTAATACTACAGTAGTTTATTTTCCTCAAACTCAAAGTCGTCTGCCTTCtaattttaatt
Encoded proteins:
- the LOC113782085 gene encoding disease resistance protein RPM1-like: MAWALDMVDEHNKVMFVVGMGGSGKTTLAKQVFEAVKQDFGCSAWISVSKSKKKLEILQNMLDELCRCSSRAETAPTPQQQSSEHYINLIREYLLDKRYVIVLDDLWADDVWRSIMLALPRRNRSRIVITTRRGDIAYSLKDRSVAVHPIQHLSLEKAKELFHRIAFPGSRVCPPALATLSNEILGKCEGLPLAITEIGHLLSTQGESASEWKKLRDGLASELRSNGHLVNITKVLIPSYDDLPYHLKNCFLLMNTFPPNHPVQRAELIRLWMAEGFITEVYNGKELEDLGEEYLNELIARNLIQVCAVDFDGRPKSHRVHNIMHEIVLSKLHDENFCEVYPEQGLFAVSNERIRRISIHKGDLVLSCSELRARALLIFDSFDPYRHSISISFSIIKKLRILHLEGAKLHLFPPEIEELLLLRYLSLRNTGVNSIPKSIGKLSHLETLDLKQTLVRTLPKEICHLSKLRYLLVYRYDIEDYVAINTVKGFEVTGEITWSAHLRKLLFVQVNKNQNIIVAMRGLRELRRLGIMGLRKEDGRILSETIQKLRNLHSLNVAAENEAEVLDMQEISHPPRLQRLYLNGRLERMPSWISKLHDLVRLRLKWSRLDQQSNNPINSLQDLPNLLELQLLDAYNGEQLDFNAGKFQKLKILELELLPQLKMVIMERNSLPCLQKLIIRRCGQLRHIPVGIDDLSQLKEIHLYDMPKNFVSMLEKNGGSLYHLVQHVPLIRSYDAQNGGRWNVKDLSD